A region of Piscinibacter gummiphilus DNA encodes the following proteins:
- the hscB gene encoding Fe-S protein assembly co-chaperone HscB — MKLDSDDFELFAIPRRFEQDRAALDARWRTLQAEVHPDRFVSEGAAAQRVAMQWAVRVNEAYQRLKDPLKRAAYLCELNGAPIEAENNTAMPAKFLIQQMEWREALDEAATVEAVEALNDDVAGHRQRALTELKGLIDGQGDFAKAAGEVRALMFVERFAADIDRRLEQLGQ; from the coding sequence ATGAAACTCGACAGCGACGACTTCGAGTTGTTCGCCATCCCCCGCCGCTTCGAACAGGACCGGGCGGCCCTCGACGCGCGCTGGCGCACGCTGCAGGCCGAGGTGCATCCGGACCGCTTCGTGTCCGAGGGCGCCGCGGCGCAGCGCGTGGCGATGCAGTGGGCGGTGCGGGTCAACGAGGCCTACCAGCGCCTGAAGGACCCGCTCAAGCGTGCGGCCTATCTCTGCGAGTTGAACGGTGCCCCCATCGAGGCCGAGAACAACACCGCGATGCCGGCGAAGTTCCTGATCCAGCAGATGGAGTGGCGCGAGGCGCTCGACGAGGCCGCCACCGTCGAGGCGGTCGAGGCCCTGAACGACGACGTGGCGGGGCACCGCCAGCGCGCGCTGACCGAATTGAAGGGCCTGATCGACGGGCAGGGCGATTTCGCGAAGGCCGCCGGCGAGGTGAGAGCCCTCATGTTCGTGGAGCGCTTCGCGGCCGACATCGACCGCCGCCTCGAGCAACTGGGACAATAA
- the iscU gene encoding Fe-S cluster assembly scaffold IscU — protein MAYSEKVVEHYENPRNVGSFEKGDETVGTGMVGAPACGDVMKLQIKVNPVTGLIEDAKFKTYGCGSAIASSSLVTEWVKGKSLDEALSIKNTHIAEELALPPVKIHCSILAEDAIKAAVDDYRAKTGSGEAAKAH, from the coding sequence ATGGCATACAGCGAAAAAGTGGTCGAACACTATGAGAACCCCCGCAACGTGGGTTCGTTCGAAAAGGGCGACGAAACCGTCGGCACCGGCATGGTCGGCGCGCCGGCCTGCGGCGACGTGATGAAGCTCCAGATCAAGGTGAACCCCGTCACGGGCCTGATCGAGGACGCGAAGTTCAAGACGTACGGCTGCGGCTCGGCCATCGCGTCGAGCTCGCTCGTGACCGAATGGGTCAAGGGCAAGTCGCTCGACGAGGCGCTGTCCATCAAGAACACGCACATCGCCGAGGAACTGGCGCTGCCGCCGGTGAAGATCCACTGCTCGATCCTCGCGGAAGACGCGATCAAGGCCGCGGTCGACGACTACCGCGCCAAGACCGGTTCGGGCGAAGCTGCGAAGGCGCACTGA
- the rsxB gene encoding electron transport complex subunit RsxB, with the protein MAELTDTLDRALPQTQCTRCGYPDCRSYAAAIADGSADINQCPPGGAEGVARLARLTGRPAKPLNPANGAEGPRLLAVIDEAWCIGCTLCIKACPVDSIVGAPKRMHTVIDDLCTGCELCVPVCPVDCISLEPVTPGRTGWDAWTTPQADEARERFAFHTMRFVREKTENDARLEQKAEAKLADLASHSKITDPAVLDTKRAIIEAALARARAKRAQ; encoded by the coding sequence CTGGCGGAACTGACCGACACCCTCGACCGTGCCCTGCCCCAGACGCAGTGCACGCGCTGCGGCTACCCCGATTGCCGCAGCTATGCCGCGGCCATCGCGGACGGTTCCGCCGACATCAACCAGTGCCCGCCCGGCGGTGCCGAGGGCGTCGCCCGCCTCGCGCGCCTGACCGGCCGCCCCGCCAAACCGCTGAACCCGGCGAACGGCGCGGAGGGCCCGCGCCTGCTCGCCGTCATCGACGAGGCCTGGTGCATCGGCTGCACGCTGTGCATCAAGGCCTGCCCCGTCGACAGCATCGTCGGTGCGCCCAAGCGCATGCACACGGTGATCGACGACCTGTGCACCGGCTGCGAACTGTGCGTGCCGGTGTGCCCGGTCGACTGCATCTCGCTCGAACCCGTCACCCCGGGCCGCACCGGCTGGGACGCGTGGACCACGCCGCAGGCCGACGAGGCCCGCGAGCGCTTCGCGTTCCACACGATGCGGTTCGTGCGCGAGAAGACCGAGAACGACGCGCGGCTCGAGCAGAAGGCCGAGGCCAAGCTGGCGGACCTGGCGTCGCATTCGAAGATCACCGATCCGGCGGTGCTGGACACCAAGCGGGCGATCATCGAGGCGGCGCTGGCGCGGGCGCGGGCGAAACGCGCGCAGTGA
- the iscR gene encoding Fe-S cluster assembly transcriptional regulator IscR yields the protein MRLTTKGRFAVTAMIDLALRENTGPVALAAISARQQISLSYLEQLFGKLRRHELVESTRGPGGGYALGRKSEEITVADIIVAVDEPIDATGCSGKENCMGEDTGKCMTHDLWASLNSKMIEYLDSISLRKLVDEQLAKGVSIEEHPVKRAISTQPVVKPIKITAPNSVFALGTAFSK from the coding sequence ATGCGACTGACCACCAAAGGCCGTTTTGCCGTTACCGCCATGATCGACCTCGCGCTGCGCGAGAACACGGGCCCCGTGGCGCTGGCCGCCATCAGCGCGCGCCAGCAGATTTCGCTGTCCTACCTGGAACAGCTGTTCGGCAAGCTGCGCCGCCATGAACTCGTCGAAAGCACCCGGGGTCCGGGCGGCGGGTACGCGCTGGGCCGCAAGTCGGAGGAGATCACCGTCGCCGACATCATCGTCGCGGTGGACGAACCCATCGACGCCACCGGCTGCAGCGGCAAGGAAAACTGCATGGGCGAGGACACCGGCAAGTGCATGACGCACGACCTGTGGGCCAGCCTCAATTCCAAGATGATCGAGTACCTCGACTCCATCTCGCTGCGCAAGCTGGTCGACGAGCAACTGGCCAAGGGCGTGTCCATTGAGGAGCACCCGGTCAAGCGCGCCATCTCGACGCAGCCCGTCGTCAAGCCCATCAAGATCACGGCCCCCAACTCCGTCTTCGCCCTGGGCACCGCTTTCTCGAAGTAA
- the nth gene encoding endonuclease III, translating to MKVADIAPFFATLKAANPQPNTELEYTNVFELLAAVLLSAQATDVGVNKATRRLFAIANTPQKMLDLGLEAVTDHIKTIGLFRTKAKNLMETCRILVTQHAGRVPRTREALEALPGVGRKTANVVLNVAFGEATMAVDTHIFRVGNRTGLATGKTPLEVELKLLRRVPAEYMVDAHHWLILHGRYVCQARRPLCEQCLVLRYCDSAPRELLARQATP from the coding sequence ATGAAAGTCGCCGACATCGCCCCCTTCTTCGCCACGCTGAAGGCGGCCAACCCGCAACCCAACACGGAGCTGGAGTACACCAATGTCTTCGAGCTGCTGGCCGCCGTGCTGCTGTCCGCGCAGGCCACCGACGTCGGCGTCAACAAGGCCACGCGGCGCCTCTTCGCGATCGCGAACACGCCGCAGAAGATGCTGGACCTCGGCCTCGAGGCCGTGACCGACCACATCAAGACCATCGGACTCTTCCGCACCAAGGCGAAGAACCTGATGGAGACCTGCCGCATCCTCGTGACGCAGCATGCGGGCCGCGTGCCGCGCACGCGCGAAGCGCTGGAGGCGCTGCCGGGCGTGGGCCGCAAGACGGCCAACGTGGTGCTCAACGTCGCGTTCGGCGAAGCGACGATGGCCGTCGACACGCACATCTTCCGCGTGGGCAACCGCACGGGCCTCGCCACCGGCAAGACGCCGCTCGAGGTCGAGCTGAAGCTGCTGCGGCGCGTGCCGGCCGAGTACATGGTGGACGCCCACCACTGGCTGATCCTGCACGGGCGCTACGTGTGCCAGGCGCGCCGCCCGCTGTGCGAGCAGTGCCTCGTGCTGCGCTACTGCGACTCGGCTCCGCGCGAACTGCTCGCGCGCCAGGCCACGCCGTAG
- the iscA gene encoding iron-sulfur cluster assembly protein IscA translates to MAVTLSPAAARHVTKYITKRGKGVGVRLGVKTTGCSGLAYKLEYADEVAPEDVVFEGNGVKVLIDPKSLPYLDGTELDFVREGLNEGFKFHNPREKDRCGCGESFRI, encoded by the coding sequence ATGGCGGTGACCTTGAGCCCGGCGGCTGCGCGCCACGTGACGAAGTACATCACCAAGCGCGGCAAGGGCGTGGGCGTGCGGCTGGGCGTCAAGACCACCGGCTGCTCGGGCCTGGCCTACAAGCTCGAGTACGCGGACGAGGTGGCGCCGGAGGACGTGGTGTTCGAGGGCAATGGCGTGAAGGTCCTCATCGACCCGAAGAGCCTGCCGTACCTCGACGGCACCGAACTCGACTTCGTGCGCGAAGGCCTCAACGAGGGCTTCAAGTTCCACAACCCGCGCGAGAAGGATCGTTGCGGCTGCGGCGAATCGTTCCGAATCTGA
- the uvrB gene encoding excinuclease ABC subunit UvrB codes for MAGISETSSEIAEVASPGAGEFVTFPDSPFQLFQPYPPAGDQPTAIEQLVEGVEDGLSFQTLLGVTGSGKTYTMANVIARLGRPAIVFAPNKTLAAQLYSEFREFFPRNAVEYFVSYYDYYQPEAYVPQRDLFIEKDSAINEHIEQMRLSATKSLLERRDVVIVATVSAIYGIGNPADYHRMVMTLRTGDKMDQRDVIAQLIRMQYQRNEADFSRGTFRVRGDTIDVFPAEHSELAVRIELFDDEIETLQLFDPLTGRIRQKIVRFTVYPSSHYVTPRDRVLAAVETIKLELRERLAELTSAGKLVEAQRIEQRTRFDLEMLQEIGHCKGIENYTRHLSGSAPGEPPSTLVDYLPRDSVMFLDESHVMMGQLGGMYNGDRARKTTLVEYGFRLPSALDNRPLQLQEFEKKMRQVVFVSATPADYEKEHAGAVVEQVVRPTGLVDPMVDVRPATHQVDDVLQEIRLRVEKNERVLITTLTKRMAEQLTDYLTDNGVKVRYLHSDIDTVERVEILRDLRLGTFDVLVGINLLREGLDIPEVSLVAILDADKEGFLRSERSLIQTIGRAARNLNGRAILYADRITDSMSRALGETERRRNKQIEHNAKMGITPRSVAKQVRDLIDGVYSEKSAKDDLKAAREAAEVEVMSEKDLGKRIKQLEKQMLEHARNLEFEKAARVRDQLAHLREQVFGAAGADHPDGVVVPSPPPPPKPVAAPKRGRK; via the coding sequence ATGGCCGGAATTTCCGAAACTTCATCCGAGATCGCCGAGGTGGCTTCGCCGGGGGCGGGTGAATTCGTCACGTTCCCCGATTCGCCGTTCCAGCTGTTCCAGCCCTATCCGCCGGCGGGCGACCAGCCCACGGCCATCGAGCAGCTCGTGGAGGGGGTCGAGGACGGCCTGTCGTTCCAGACCCTGCTGGGGGTGACCGGCTCGGGCAAGACGTACACGATGGCCAACGTGATCGCGCGGCTCGGCCGCCCGGCCATCGTGTTCGCGCCGAACAAGACGCTCGCGGCCCAGCTCTACAGCGAGTTCCGCGAGTTCTTCCCGCGCAACGCCGTCGAGTACTTCGTCAGCTACTACGACTACTACCAGCCCGAGGCCTACGTGCCCCAGCGCGACCTGTTCATCGAGAAGGACAGCGCGATCAACGAGCACATCGAGCAGATGCGCCTGTCGGCCACGAAGAGCCTGCTGGAGCGGCGCGACGTGGTGATCGTGGCCACCGTGTCGGCCATCTACGGCATCGGCAACCCGGCCGACTACCACCGCATGGTGATGACGCTGCGCACGGGCGACAAGATGGACCAGCGCGACGTGATCGCGCAGCTGATCCGCATGCAGTACCAGCGCAACGAGGCCGACTTCTCGCGCGGCACGTTCCGCGTGCGCGGCGACACCATCGACGTGTTCCCGGCCGAACACTCGGAGCTGGCGGTCCGCATCGAGCTGTTCGACGACGAGATCGAGACGCTGCAGCTGTTCGACCCGCTCACCGGCCGCATCCGCCAGAAGATCGTGCGCTTCACGGTGTACCCGTCGAGCCACTACGTCACCCCGCGCGACCGGGTGCTGGCCGCGGTGGAGACCATCAAGCTCGAGCTGCGCGAGCGGCTGGCCGAGCTGACCTCGGCGGGCAAGCTCGTCGAGGCCCAGCGCATCGAGCAGCGCACGCGCTTCGACCTCGAGATGCTGCAGGAGATCGGCCACTGCAAGGGCATCGAGAACTACACGCGGCACCTGTCGGGCTCGGCACCCGGGGAGCCGCCGTCCACGCTGGTGGATTACCTCCCGCGCGACTCCGTCATGTTCCTCGACGAGAGCCACGTGATGATGGGCCAGCTGGGTGGCATGTACAACGGCGACCGCGCCCGCAAGACCACCCTCGTCGAATACGGCTTCCGCCTGCCGTCGGCCCTCGACAACCGGCCGCTGCAGCTGCAGGAGTTCGAGAAGAAGATGCGCCAGGTGGTGTTCGTCTCGGCCACGCCGGCCGACTACGAGAAGGAACATGCCGGGGCGGTGGTGGAGCAGGTGGTCCGCCCCACCGGTCTCGTCGACCCGATGGTGGACGTGCGCCCGGCCACGCACCAGGTGGACGACGTGCTGCAGGAGATCCGCCTCCGCGTCGAGAAGAACGAGCGGGTGCTGATCACCACGCTCACGAAGCGCATGGCCGAGCAGCTCACCGACTACCTCACCGACAACGGCGTGAAGGTGCGGTACCTGCACAGCGACATCGACACGGTCGAGCGGGTCGAGATCCTGCGCGACCTGCGCCTGGGCACCTTTGACGTGCTGGTGGGCATCAACCTGCTGCGCGAGGGCCTGGACATCCCCGAGGTGTCGCTCGTGGCCATCCTCGATGCCGACAAGGAAGGTTTCCTGCGCTCCGAGCGTTCGCTGATCCAGACCATCGGCCGGGCGGCGCGCAACCTGAACGGCCGCGCCATCCTGTACGCCGACCGGATCACCGACTCCATGTCGCGCGCGCTCGGCGAGACCGAACGCCGCCGCAACAAGCAGATCGAGCACAACGCCAAGATGGGCATCACGCCCCGCTCGGTGGCCAAGCAGGTGCGCGACCTGATCGACGGCGTCTACTCCGAGAAGTCCGCGAAGGACGACCTGAAGGCGGCCCGCGAGGCGGCCGAGGTCGAGGTCATGTCCGAGAAGGACCTCGGCAAGCGCATCAAGCAGCTCGAGAAGCAGATGCTCGAGCACGCCCGCAACCTCGAGTTCGAAAAGGCCGCCCGGGTGCGCGACCAACTGGCCCACCTGCGCGAGCAGGTCTTCGGCGCCGCCGGGGCCGACCATCCCGACGGGGTGGTGGTCCCGTCGCCTCCACCGCCGCCCAAACCCGTGGCGGCACCGAAGCGGGGGCGCAAATGA
- a CDS encoding IscS subfamily cysteine desulfurase, whose product MDMTPHFPIYMDYGATSPVDQRVVDAMIPWLREHFGNPASRSHAWGWEAEAIVEKSREQVATLIGADPREIVWTSGATESINLAIKGAAQFYKSRGKHLITLKTEHKATLDTMRELERQGFEVTYLDVQEDGLVDFEVFKAALRPDTILASVLYVNNEIGVIQDIEALGTLCRERGVIFHVDGAQATGKLAFDLAKLPVDLMSLASHKTYGPKGIGALFVRRKPRVRLEAQMHGGGHERGMRSGTLATHQIVGMGEAYRIAGEEMGTEIERIRMLQQRLIAGLSPIEQTFLNGHATQRVPHNVNMSFNFVEGESLIMGIKGIAVSSGSACTSASLEPSYVLRALGRSDELAHSSLRMTIGRFTTVEEIDYVVTTLKDRVAKLRELSPLWEMFKDGVDISSIQWAAH is encoded by the coding sequence ATGGACATGACCCCGCATTTCCCGATCTACATGGACTACGGTGCCACGAGCCCCGTGGACCAGCGCGTCGTCGACGCGATGATTCCCTGGTTGCGCGAGCACTTCGGCAACCCGGCATCGCGCAGCCACGCGTGGGGTTGGGAGGCGGAGGCCATCGTCGAGAAGTCGCGCGAACAGGTCGCGACCCTCATCGGTGCAGACCCCCGCGAGATCGTGTGGACGTCGGGGGCCACCGAATCCATCAACCTGGCGATCAAGGGCGCCGCGCAGTTCTACAAGTCGCGCGGCAAGCACCTGATCACGCTGAAGACCGAACACAAGGCCACGCTCGACACCATGCGTGAACTCGAGCGCCAGGGCTTCGAGGTCACGTACCTCGACGTCCAGGAAGACGGCCTGGTCGACTTCGAGGTGTTCAAGGCCGCGCTGCGTCCCGACACCATCCTCGCGTCGGTGCTGTACGTGAACAACGAGATCGGCGTGATCCAGGACATCGAGGCCCTCGGCACGCTGTGCCGCGAGCGCGGCGTCATCTTCCACGTCGACGGCGCGCAGGCCACCGGCAAGCTGGCCTTCGACCTGGCGAAGCTGCCGGTCGACCTGATGAGCCTCGCGTCGCACAAGACGTACGGCCCGAAGGGCATCGGCGCGCTGTTCGTGCGCCGCAAGCCGCGCGTGCGCCTCGAGGCGCAGATGCACGGCGGTGGCCACGAGCGCGGCATGCGTTCGGGCACGCTCGCCACGCACCAGATCGTCGGCATGGGCGAGGCCTATCGCATCGCCGGCGAAGAGATGGGCACCGAGATCGAACGCATCCGGATGCTCCAGCAGCGCCTGATCGCGGGGCTGTCCCCCATCGAACAGACGTTCCTCAACGGCCACGCCACGCAGCGCGTGCCGCACAACGTGAACATGTCCTTCAACTTCGTGGAAGGCGAATCGCTCATCATGGGCATCAAGGGCATCGCCGTGTCGTCGGGCTCCGCCTGCACGTCGGCCAGCCTCGAGCCCAGCTACGTCCTGCGCGCCCTCGGCCGCAGCGACGAACTCGCGCACTCCAGCCTGCGCATGACCATCGGCCGCTTCACCACCGTCGAGGAAATCGACTACGTGGTGACCACGCTGAAGGACCGTGTCGCCAAGCTGCGCGAGCTTTCGCCTTTGTGGGAGATGTTCAAGGACGGTGTGGACATCAGCTCGATCCAGTGGGCCGCCCACTGA
- a CDS encoding amino acid aminotransferase, translated as MTSLFTAVEMAPRDPILGLNEQFNADPNPAKVNLGVGVYFDDNGKLPLLKCVQEAEKQLVDAAKPRGYLPIDGIAAYDKAVQGLVFGTDSAIVSEGRVATVQAVGGTGGLKIGADFLKRLNPNATVLISDPSWENHRALFQNAGFKVDTYPYYDAAKRGVNFDGMIAALNGAPAGTVVVLHACCHNPTGYDITPAQWDQVVAAVKSRNLVAFLDMAYQGFGEGIKEDGAVIEKFVAAGLDFFVSTSFSKSFSLYGERVGGLSVACASKDDATRVLSQLKIVIRTNYSNPPTHGAQIVATVLTTPALRAMWEEELAGMRVRIKQMRTALQDKLKAAGVKQDMSFITLQKGMFSYTGLSVEQMQRLRGEFGVYGVDSGRICVAALNSKNIDAVVAAIAKVS; from the coding sequence ATGACTTCGCTGTTCACTGCCGTCGAAATGGCCCCGCGCGACCCCATCCTGGGCCTCAACGAGCAGTTCAACGCCGACCCCAACCCCGCCAAGGTGAACCTGGGCGTGGGCGTGTACTTCGACGACAACGGCAAGCTGCCCCTCCTCAAGTGCGTCCAGGAAGCCGAAAAGCAACTGGTCGACGCGGCCAAGCCGCGCGGCTACCTGCCCATCGACGGCATCGCCGCCTATGACAAGGCCGTGCAGGGCCTCGTGTTCGGCACCGACAGCGCCATCGTCTCCGAAGGCCGCGTGGCCACGGTGCAGGCCGTGGGCGGCACCGGCGGCCTGAAGATCGGCGCCGACTTCCTGAAGCGCCTGAACCCGAACGCCACCGTCCTCATCAGCGACCCGAGCTGGGAAAACCACCGCGCGCTGTTCCAGAACGCCGGCTTCAAGGTCGACACGTACCCGTACTACGACGCGGCCAAGCGCGGCGTGAACTTCGACGGCATGATCGCCGCCCTGAACGGCGCCCCCGCCGGCACCGTGGTCGTGCTGCACGCCTGCTGCCACAACCCGACCGGCTACGACATCACCCCGGCCCAGTGGGACCAGGTGGTCGCCGCCGTGAAGTCGCGCAACCTCGTGGCCTTCCTCGACATGGCCTACCAGGGCTTCGGCGAAGGCATCAAGGAAGACGGCGCCGTGATCGAGAAGTTCGTCGCCGCCGGCCTCGACTTCTTCGTGTCCACCTCGTTCTCGAAGAGCTTCTCGCTCTACGGCGAGCGCGTGGGCGGCCTGAGCGTGGCGTGCGCGTCGAAGGACGACGCCACCCGCGTGCTGAGCCAGCTGAAGATCGTGATCCGCACGAACTACTCCAACCCGCCCACCCACGGCGCCCAGATCGTCGCCACGGTGCTGACCACCCCCGCCCTGCGCGCGATGTGGGAAGAAGAGCTCGCCGGCATGCGTGTTCGCATCAAGCAGATGCGCACCGCCCTGCAGGACAAGCTCAAGGCCGCCGGCGTGAAGCAGGACATGAGCTTCATCACCCTGCAGAAGGGCATGTTCAGCTACACCGGCCTGTCGGTGGAGCAGATGCAGCGCCTTCGCGGTGAATTCGGCGTCTACGGCGTCGATTCGGGCCGCATCTGCGTCGCCGCGCTGAACAGCAAGAACATCGACGCGGTGGTCGCCGCGATCGCCAAGGTCAGCTGA
- a CDS encoding low molecular weight protein-tyrosine-phosphatase, translating into MSKPYRVLMVCMGNICRSPTAEGVLRHKLKAAGLDGLVEVDSAGTHADWHKGHPPDPRSVAHARKRGYDLTALRARMVTSADFERHDLILVMDDDNWAVVQERCLPEHRAKLGRLGDHGREKAAEIPDPYYGPPGGFDRVLDLVEAACDGLVERLTTEVRKR; encoded by the coding sequence ATGAGCAAGCCGTACCGTGTGCTGATGGTCTGCATGGGCAACATTTGCCGGTCGCCCACCGCCGAGGGGGTGCTGCGCCACAAGCTGAAGGCGGCCGGCCTGGACGGCCTGGTCGAGGTGGATTCGGCCGGCACCCACGCCGACTGGCACAAGGGCCACCCGCCCGACCCCCGGTCGGTCGCCCATGCCCGCAAGCGGGGCTACGACCTGACGGCGCTGCGCGCCCGCATGGTCACCTCGGCCGATTTCGAGCGCCACGACCTGATCCTGGTCATGGACGACGACAACTGGGCGGTGGTGCAGGAGCGCTGTTTGCCTGAGCACCGCGCCAAGCTCGGCCGACTGGGTGACCACGGCCGGGAGAAGGCGGCGGAGATCCCCGATCCGTACTACGGTCCCCCCGGTGGATTCGACCGCGTGCTGGACCTCGTGGAAGCGGCGTGCGACGGCCTCGTCGAACGCCTTACCACCGAAGTCCGCAAGCGGTGA
- a CDS encoding histidine phosphatase family protein, with protein MSETVVWRHPKPKGVAGRCIGQTDVPVDPRKAKRLAHRVRALARREGRAREVWTSPLRRGADVGRWLVRWGWTHHVDIRLAELDFGTWDGRTWGTVDAAAVDAWCADFAEHAPGGGESVSGLMARCAAFLHDHPDALVVGHGGWINAASRVVRGLPPPASAAEWPAACGYGVAWRASSSRGAESQ; from the coding sequence GTGAGCGAGACGGTGGTCTGGCGCCACCCGAAGCCGAAGGGGGTGGCGGGCCGTTGCATCGGGCAGACCGACGTCCCCGTCGATCCGCGGAAGGCCAAGCGCCTCGCGCACCGCGTGCGTGCGCTGGCGCGGCGCGAGGGGAGGGCGCGCGAGGTGTGGACGTCGCCGCTGCGCCGCGGGGCCGACGTGGGCCGGTGGCTGGTTCGGTGGGGTTGGACCCACCATGTGGACATCCGCCTCGCCGAACTCGACTTCGGGACCTGGGACGGCCGCACGTGGGGCACGGTGGACGCGGCCGCGGTCGATGCGTGGTGCGCCGACTTCGCCGAACACGCACCCGGCGGGGGCGAATCGGTGTCGGGGCTGATGGCCCGGTGCGCGGCGTTCCTCCACGACCATCCCGATGCCCTCGTGGTGGGGCACGGCGGCTGGATCAACGCGGCGTCACGCGTGGTGCGCGGCCTGCCGCCGCCGGCGTCCGCCGCCGAGTGGCCCGCGGCCTGCGGCTACGGCGTGGCCTGGCGCGCGAGCAGTTCGCGCGGAGCCGAGTCGCAGTAG
- a CDS encoding polyhydroxyalkanoate depolymerase has translation MLYQLYESQRAMLSPFSEFASASSKLYSHPLSPFAHTPLATRVSAGLDLMHRLAKEYEKPEFGITTVKVGGIDVAVQEQVALEKPFCRLLRFKRFTDDSDLLTRMKDQPTVLVVAPLSGHHSTLLRETVRQLLVDHKVFITDWTDARMVPPEEGPFHLDDYVAYVQDFIRHVGPEVNVMSVCQPTVPVLAAISLLASNGEFTPRTMTMMGGPIDARKSPTAVNNLAMNKSYEWFENNVIYRVPMNYPGGGRRVYPGFLQHTGFIAMNPDRHLKSHYDYFMDLMRGEDESAEFHRSFYDEYNAVLDMPAEYYLDTIHTVFQDYSLVNGTWEVNGQLVRPQDIKTTALLTIEGELDDISGAGQTRAAHDLCSGIPSTRQFHYDVMGAGHYGIFSGRRWREDCYPVVRDFIAKFQDDQPAAAKRRSRTAASAKNAPARTTAKVAAPKRTR, from the coding sequence ATGCTGTATCAGCTCTATGAATCTCAACGGGCCATGCTGAGCCCGTTCTCCGAATTCGCGTCCGCGTCGTCCAAGCTGTACAGCCACCCGCTCTCGCCGTTCGCCCACACCCCGCTCGCCACGCGCGTCTCGGCCGGCCTCGACCTGATGCACCGGCTGGCGAAGGAATACGAGAAGCCCGAGTTCGGCATCACCACCGTGAAGGTGGGCGGCATCGACGTCGCCGTGCAGGAACAGGTCGCGCTCGAGAAGCCCTTCTGCCGCCTGCTGCGCTTCAAGCGCTTCACCGACGACTCCGACCTGCTGACCCGCATGAAGGACCAGCCCACGGTGCTGGTGGTGGCGCCGCTGTCGGGCCACCATTCCACGCTGCTGCGTGAAACCGTGCGCCAGCTGCTGGTCGACCACAAGGTGTTCATCACCGACTGGACCGATGCCCGCATGGTGCCGCCCGAGGAAGGCCCGTTCCACCTCGACGACTACGTCGCGTACGTCCAGGACTTCATCCGCCACGTTGGCCCCGAGGTCAACGTGATGTCGGTGTGCCAGCCCACGGTGCCCGTGCTCGCGGCCATCTCGCTGCTGGCCTCCAACGGCGAGTTCACGCCCCGCACGATGACGATGATGGGTGGCCCCATCGACGCCCGCAAGTCGCCCACCGCGGTGAACAACCTGGCGATGAACAAGAGCTACGAGTGGTTCGAGAACAACGTGATCTACCGCGTTCCGATGAACTACCCGGGCGGCGGCCGCCGCGTGTACCCCGGCTTCCTGCAGCACACCGGCTTCATCGCGATGAACCCGGACCGCCACCTGAAGAGCCACTACGACTACTTCATGGACCTGATGCGCGGCGAGGACGAAAGCGCCGAGTTCCACCGCTCGTTCTACGACGAATACAACGCCGTGCTCGACATGCCGGCCGAGTACTACCTCGACACCATCCACACGGTGTTCCAGGACTACTCGCTCGTGAACGGCACGTGGGAGGTCAACGGCCAGCTCGTGCGTCCGCAGGACATCAAGACCACCGCGCTGCTGACCATCGAAGGCGAACTCGACGACATCTCGGGCGCCGGCCAGACGCGTGCCGCGCACGACCTGTGCTCGGGCATCCCGTCCACCCGCCAGTTCCACTACGACGTGATGGGCGCCGGCCACTACGGCATCTTCTCGGGCCGCCGCTGGCGCGAGGACTGCTACCCGGTCGTGCGCGACTTCATCGCGAAGTTCCAGGACGACCAGCCCGCGGCGGCGAAGCGCCGGTCCCGCACCGCGGCTTCGGCCAAGAACGCGCCGGCCCGCACCACCGCGAAGGTGGCGGCGCCCAAGCGCACCCGCTGA